One region of Mus musculus strain C57BL/6J chromosome 15, GRCm38.p6 C57BL/6J genomic DNA includes:
- the 1700029P11Rik gene encoding NADH dehydrogenase [ubiquinone] 1 beta subcomplex subunit 11, mitochondrial-like — MAAWRLSLCARSLSAIRRLQAAPLCWKSSSSRAVVARSAAARKEQEEPTVQWMEDPDPEDENVYLKNPHFHGYDDDPKVDALNMHAVFFFGFSIALVLGTTFVAYVPNYKMIEWARREAAMLVKHREASGLPIMESNYFDPTKINLLEDD; from the coding sequence ATGGCGGCCTGGCGGTTAAGTTTGTGCGCTCGCAGCCTTTCCGCAATTCGACGGCTCCAGGCTGCCCCACTTTGCTGGAAATCCAGCTCCTCCAGGGCTGTGGTCGCCCGGTCCGCTGCGGCCCGAAAGGAGCAGGAAGAACCGACCGTGCAGTGGATGGAGGACCCAGATCCCGAGGACGAAAACGTGTACTTGAAGAACCCACACTTCCATGGTTACGACGACGACCCGAAGGTGGATGCCTTGAATATGCACGCCgtcttcttctttggtttttccatcgCCCTGGTCCTTGGCACTACCTTTGTGGCTTATGTGCCAAACTATAAGATGATCGAGTGGGCCCGCCGGGAAGCTGCGATGCTGGTGAAACACCGAGAGGCCAGTGGCCTCCCCATCATGGAGTCCAACTATTTTGACCCCACCAAGATCAACCTGCTGGAGGACGACTGA